The stretch of DNA TTGGCATGCCCGGAACCGGTTGTTCGCACCAACAAAGCACTGGAACAAGCGGATGAGGTCACAGCAATCGTCGATAATGAAATAGCCAGAGAAAACGTCTCCCGTCTGGCCAAAAGCAAGGGGTTTGGAGTTGAGATCGAATCAAAGGACGGTCTGTTCTATATGCACCTGAAGAGGGAATCGGCACTGGCTGAAGAGATACCCTGCCAGCTAGTGTCATGTCACGTAATGATTGACGGATAAAGGCGTCTCAATTTTACCCTGGCGTCATCTATGGTGAAATGCCAATTGATCTTGGCATTCAGATTGTTTCTGCTCTTGCACCATGCCTCGACT from Dehalococcoidia bacterium encodes:
- a CDS encoding sulfurtransferase TusA family protein, which produces MSVVIDCRGLACPEPVVRTNKALEQADEVTAIVDNEIARENVSRLAKSKGFGVEIESKDGLFYMHLKRESALAEEIPCQLVSCHVMIDG